The nucleotide sequence CTGGTCGAGGATGTCGTTGGAGCCGGCCGCGCCGAGCCGTGCCCCCTCCAGCGCCTGACGGCCCTGCTGGCTCTGCACCTCCCGGTGCGCCTGCGCCACCCGCTCCGACAGCTGCTTGGCCTCGACGACCGAGAGGTGACCGGGCAGGAGCGCAGCCCCCAGACGATCAGCGGCGGCGTACAGCTCGTCATCGTCGGAACCCGGGGCCGCAGCCAGGTAGGACTGCAGCAGGTCTCGCTTGGCCTGGTCGGAGAGACCCGGGCTGGCGACCAGCGCCTTGACCTCGTCCACGCTGGGCGCGCTCACCGCGGGGGGCCGCTCAGTCCGTCGGCCGTGTTGGCGTCGGTGCCGGAGTAGCCAGCGGCCGCGGCACGAAACGCCTCGGCCAGGCAGCGCGCCTGCAGCGTCCAGTCCTGCACCGCGGAGGCCGCGGTGGCATAGCCGGTCTGCAGCGCAGCGCCGGCCTCGGCGTAGGCGCGACCGGCGGAGGCCGACCGAAACCCGCAGTGGCCAATCGCCGTGCCGGTCGCGGCGAGGGCGTCGGCGGTCAGGTCGAAGTTGGACGCCAGCAGACCGATCGCGCCCCGCTCGATGTTCACCGGTGCACTCACTCGAACAGCTCCCCCCAGCTCAGGGCGTCCACCGAGGACGCCTGGCCGGTGAGACGCGGAGTGCTCGCACGCGGTTCCCGGTGCTGGAGCGCTAGACGGCGCGCACCTGCGCTGCGAGGGCCTCGGCCACCCGCTGGGCGGTCTCTGCGGTGGGGGCCTCCACCATGACCCGGACCAGCTGTTCGGTGCCGGAGGGACGCAGCAGCACCCGGCCGGTGTCGCCGAGCTCAGCCTCGGCCGCCACGACCGCCGCCTCGACCTCGGGGTCGCGGCTGACGGCGGCCTTGTCCGCGACCTTCACGTTGACCAGCACCTGCGGCAGCACCTGCAACACACCGGCCAGCTCGGCCAGCGACGAGCCGGTGCGCACCATCTGCGCCATCAGGCGCAGCGCCGTGAGAGTGCCGTCACCGGTGGTGGCGTGGGCGGGCAGCACCACGTGCCCGGACTGCTCACCGCCCAGCGCGAACCCACCGCTGCGCAGCTCCTCCAGCACGTAGCGGTCACCCACGCCCGTCGTGCGCACGGCGATCCCGGCCTCGCGCATGGCCAGGTGCAGGCCGAGGTTGCTCATCACCGTGGCCACCAGGGTGGTCTCGGTCAGCGTGCCGGCGTCGCGCATGGCGATCGCCAGGATGGCCAGGATCGCGTCGCCGTCCACCACTGCACCGGTGGCGTCCACGGCCAGGCAGCGATCGGCGTCACCGTCGTGGGCCACCCCCAGGTCGGCCCCGTGCGTGACCACCGCACGCTGCAGGTCCTCCAGGTGGGTCGAGCCACACCCGTCGTTGATGTTCAGCCCGTCCGGCTCGGCGTGGATGGCGATCACCTCGGCGCCGGCGCGTCGGTACGCCTCCGGAGCCACCGCGAAGGCCGCGCCGTTGGCGCAGTCCACCACCACCCGCAGGCCGGCGAGGCTGCCGTCGGTGGCCTGCAGCAGGTGCGCCAGGTAGCGCTCGTCGGCGTCGGCCAGGTCACGGACCCGGCCGATGCGCGCGCCGACGGGTCGCTCGTAGGAGAGCCCGACGTGCTGCTCGACCTGGTCCTCCACCCGGTCGTCCAGCTTGTGGCCGCCGGCGGAGAACAGCTTGATGCCGTTGTCGGGCATGGCGTTGTGGGAGGCCGAGATCATCACGCCGAGATCCGCGCCGGCGTCGGCCACCAGGTGGGCCAGGGCGGGAGTCGGCAGCACGCCAGCCCGCAGGACGTCGGCTCCTGCCGCCGTGAGGCCCGCGGTGACCGCAGCCTCCAGCATCTCCCCGCTCGCCCGGGGGTCACGTCCGACCACCGCGACCGGGCGGTGGTCCAGCCCGGACTCGCGCAGCACCCGGGCCGCCGCTTCGGCCACCCGCAGGGCCAGCTCCGCCGTGAGGGTGGAGTTGGCCTCGGCACGGATGCCGTCGGTGCCGAACAGGCGTGCCGCCGGGGTCTCGGTGACGGGGGGAGCTTCGGACACTGCACAACCTCCTGGTGTGACGGCCTGGTTGCGACCGCCCCCGCGAGGCAGCCGCTGAACGCACAAGTGCAGGCGCCCGACAAAGCGGAGCGCCTGCACGTGTGGTGTCGTTGTCGAGCCTCACCGGCCTCGCGGCCGGCTGTGGATCAACGCTTGGAGTACTGAGGCGCCTTGCGCGCCTTCTTCAGGCCGTACTTCTTGCGCTCGGTCATGCGCGGGTCACGCGTGAGGAAGCCAGCGCGCTTGAGCGCCGGACGGTCCTCGGGCTGGACCTCGATGAGCGCACGGGCGATGGCCAGGCGCAGGGCGCCGGCCTGACCCGAGGTGCCGCCGCCGGTGAGGCGGGCGTGCACGTCGAAGATCTCGGTGCGCTCGGCGACCACGAAGGGGTCGTTGATGAGCTGCTGGTGCACCTTGTTCGGGAAGTACTCGGAGAGCGACTTGCCGTTCAGGGTGTAGTTGCCGGTGCCGGGCACGAGGCGGATCCGAACGACGGCCTCCTTGCGGCGACCGACGGTCTGGACCGGACGGTCCATCACGATGGGGGCGGGGCGGGCAGCCACGGGCGCCGACTCAAAGGTCTCCGCGGTCTCGTCCACCTGCTCGACGACCACGTCGTCAGCGAACTCGGGCGTGCTCATCTGCTGCTCCTCCGGTGCCGTCACTGGGCAACCTGGGTGATCTCGAACGGGGTGGGCTTCTGGGCCGTGTGCGGGTGGTCGGGACCCGCGTAGACCTTGAGCTTGCTGATCATGGCCCGGCCGAGACGGTTCTTCGGCAGCATGCCCTCGATGGCCTTCTCGACCAAGCGGTCCGGCTGCTTCTCGATCATCTCGCCGACCGACCGGCGACGCAGGCCGCCCGGGTGACCGGAGTGGCGGTAGATGAACTTCGCGTCGCGCTTGTTGCCGCTCACGGCGATCTTCTCCGCGTTGACGATGACGACGAAGTCACCGGTGTCGACGTGCGGCGCAAAGATCGGCTTGTGCTTTCCGCGCAACAGGGTTGCCGCTTGAGTCGCCAGGCGACCGAGCACCACGTCAGTGGCGTCGATGACGTGCCAGGTACGGGTGACGTCACCGGCCTTGGGGCTGTACGTACGCACAGGACTTCCTCGTCTTCTCGGGTGGTGCAGGTCTGACGGTGCGGCTGGGCTGGTACCCGGTGGCCGAAGCCGGCCGGGTGTCGGCCAACCGGTCGGGAACGACCGGGGCTCGTGCACCTGGGCCAGTGAAGCAGCCTCAGGTACAGCGCTCCGCACGCCGACCTCAGACGATACCGTCCCGGGTCCCCATGGGTCAAAAGGGCCCTGCCCGTGCTGGTGAGAGCCCCCTCGCGGTTGGCTGACACACGGACACCCCACGACTGTAGCGCCGCGGGGTGTCCGGGTCGTCGGAGCGCCGAGGAGCTGCCCGTGGGCCTGCTCAGCCGCCGAAGGACTTGCTGACCTGACCGTCCTTGACCTGCATGTCCTCGTTGCCGCGGGAGACGGCCTGGCTGATCTGGGCGAGCACCATGTTCAGGTCCGCGGCCGCCTGGTCCCACTTCGCCTTCTGGGCGAGGTAGGCAGCGGAGCCGGAGCCCTCCCAGCGGCTCTCGATGTCGCGCAGGGCGGCCTTGAGGTCGTCCAGCTGGCCGTTCATGGCCCGGCTGGACGTGGCGATCTCCGCACTGGCGGTGTCGATGGCCCCGTGGTTGTACTTGATCAAACCGCTCATCTGGTCCTCCTGGGTAAGTGCTGCGGGTCAGTGGGGTGGTGCCGGCCGGACCCCGGTGGCGGGGCGGCCAGGTGCTGCTGGTGAGCCGGGCGGAACGGCCGGATCAGAGGTTGAGGGAGCTGCCCACGCTGTTGATCGAGCTGACGTGGTCCTGCTGGGTGGCGTCGAAGCCCTTGCCCGCGGCGGCCAGGTTGTCGCTGATGGCCAGCAGCGCCTCGTTGAGCTTCTTGGCGTCAACGTCCCAGCGCTCCATGAGGGCCCCGAAGGCGCGCTGGGCGTCGCCGGCCCACGACGCGCTGATGCCGGAGACGGTGCCGCGCAGCTTGCTGAGCTCGCCCTGCACCTGCTGGGCGGTGTCCTGAGCCTTGCTCGACGCGGTGGCCAGCTCTTCCGGTGTTGCGACAGTTGCGGACATGCGGATCCTCCTGGAGTAGTTCGCCTCGGGTTGCGGTGACCGGCACCCGGCGGCGCTGGCCTTGCTGTTGGCAACCACTACGACGCAGGGGCTTCGCGGAACGGTTCCCGTCGTCTCCGAGAACGTGTCAAGTCGGTTGCTTCTGCAAATCACTCGGAAGCTGGTCCGCCGCAACGTTGTCCGGAACAGCCTCCTGGGCGCCTGATCCGGGGCGCTACTCTCTGTGACGCCCGACCACTCCGCACCTCTGGTTGGGGACCCACCACGCTCGTCGTCAAGGAGGAACTTCTCGTGCGCAAGGCCTCGAAGATCGCCGGCATCACCCTGGCCCTGGCGGTGCTCGCGCCGCCAGCAGCCGCCGTCGCCGGACCTTCGGCCGCACCCGCCGGGCCGGCCAGCTCGTCGGTGTGCCGGGTCGACTTCGCCGCCGAGCAGCAGCAGCGCCTGGTCACGCTCACCGACACCTCCACCCTCACCGGCATCGAGGACGCCAGGGCGCGGGTGGGCGAGCTGGTCCAGCGCCTCACCGACGCCGGTGACTACCGCGGCACCTTCGCGGTCGTCTACCAGGAGATCCTGGACAAGACGATTCCCGCGCTGGACGACGGCACCTTCGCCGACCCGGCCTGGGCACGCGCGCTGTCGGTGCACTTCGTGGCCACCTACCTGGACAACTTCCACCGCCACCTCACTGGCGGCCAGCCCACGCCGTACTGGCAGGCGTACTACGACCTGACGGCACAGTGCGACCGTAGCCCCGGACGCATCGTCTCCGAGGGCATCGCCACCCACCTGGTGGTGGACTTCCCCCAGTCGCTGGTAGCAGTGGACACCAAGCACTCGCACCTGCGCGACTACGTGGTGTACGGCGAGTCCCTGGTCGCCGCCGCTCCGTCGATCGTCGAGCGCATGCGCGCGGTCTACGGAGTGGACCTGGAGCCGTTCTTCCAGCTGTGGCTGGTGGGCGACGTCTTCGGCCAGACGCAGACCACGACGGCGCTGTTCCAGTCCGTTCGCGCCGTGGCCTGGGCCAACAGCATCGGCCTGAAGAGCCCGCTCACCCGGGCTCTCACCACGGCCAAGATCGACGGGACCTGGCGCGCCGCGGGAGTGGTGCTGGACGGCCTGGAGGCCGCGCACAAGATCTGAGCTCCGCTCAGCCCTGGCCCACCCGCACGGTGCGCACCGCCTGCGTGCACGCCGCGTCCAGGTTGGAGTCACCAGGAGCGTGCAGACAGCCCACGCTCACCTGGGTGCCCTGCTGCACCAGCACGTACCAGTCCACGACGGCACCGTCGGGGCGCAGCTCCCGGTAGGACGTCACCGCCCGGTCGGCGTAGCGGGTGTCGGCTGCGAAGTCGGCGTACTGCTTGCCAGCCCGCTGCTCCACCGCCAGCTGTTGCTGCAGCGCGGTGGCCAGCTCGGCCTGGCTCAGCGAGGTGCCGACGGTGATCTGCACCAGCAGGATGCGCTGTGGCTCCGGCGGGGTGCCGGTGGGAGTGAGCTCCAGGCGAGCACGAGTCGTGCTCTCACCCCGGTAGGACTCCTGCCAGTCGACGGGCACGGTCATGGTGGCGCGACCGGAGGCCACCACCTGGGTGGTCGGTGCCGTCGGGCGCTGGGCCACCAGCACCGCCCCCACCGCACCCGCGGCCAGGACGAGCACCGCGGCTGCCACCACGCGCCGCCGCCGGCGCCGGGCCCGCCGCCGCCCGGCACGGCTGTCGTCCACCGCACCGAACACCGGCCGGTCCGCGGCCGACCGGGCCCGCTCGGGCACCCTCTCTGCGGTGTTCTCGGGCTCCGGGGGAGCTGCCCGCAGCGCCCCGCGGGCCACCGACGTCTCCGGGTGCTCGGTGGTGCGCGGCAGCACACCGAGCCGCTGGTGGATCCGGGAGGCGACCAGCGGCGTGCGCGAGGCACCGCCCACCAGCAGCACCTCGGCGCGGCAGCCGCCACGGCGGTCCACTGCGCCCGTCTGGCGCAGGGCGTCCTCGAGCAGGTCCACCACGGCATCCACCCGGTGGCCGACCAGCCGCTCCAGGTCGGCGCGGGTGAGGTGGCCGTCCAGCAGCCCACCGGGCAGCGGGACGTCGGCGTAGGAGTGGCGGGAGAGACTCTCCTTGGCGGTCCGCACGTCGGCGCGCAGCGCCAGGTAGCGCTGCCGCGGCCCGAGCCCGCTGCCCCGCAGCACCGCGTCCCAGCGGGGCCGCTGCTGCGGGGTGACTCGCCGGCCCAGCTCGGCCAGCAGCAGCAGGTCGATCTCCGCGCCTGCCAGAGCTCCGTCCGTGCGGGTGGTGAGCACCCGGTAGCCGGTGGCACCACCCTCCAGGACCGCGACGTCCGTGCTGCCGGCCCCGACGTCCACCACCGCCACGAGCGCACCGGTGCGTGGCGGCTCGTGGGCCAGGGCCGCCGCCACGGGCTCGGGCACGGCCACCACCCGCGGCGCCAGGCCCTGTGCTGCCGAGGTGAGGACCTCCAGCCGCACCGGGCCCCACTCGGCGGGGTGAGTCAGCACCAGCACGTCCACCGGCTCGCCGTCGGCCGCGGCCACGGCCTCCCGCACCGCCCTGGCCAGCACCGCGGCCAGCGCCCGCCGCACCGGCACCACCTGCTCGCCCAGCAGCAGCGATTCCTCGTCGATGCGTCGCACGGGCGTCGGCTCGTAGCGAGCCGGGTTCAGCGCCGCCTGACCATCCGCCTCTGCCCCCACGAACAGCGCGTGCCCGTCGGCGTACACCGCGCTGGACATCGTGGGTGCCCCGTCGATCGGCACGATCCGGGCGGGCTCACCGTCCACCGAGATGGCCACGCAAGTGGAGGCACTGCCCAGGTCCACGGCCACCGCGAGACTCATTGCGGAGGCAACCACGCCAGCTGGACCAGCCGCTGACCCAGCTTGCGGCTCACCAGCACCCCACGCCCGGGCGGCTGCGCGGAGGGCTTGACCGTGCCGACCAGGGCGCCCTCGTCGCGGCTGCCGCTCATCACCAGACCCGGTGAGGCGAGG is from Rhodococcus sp. X156 and encodes:
- a CDS encoding DUF5995 family protein, whose translation is MRKASKIAGITLALAVLAPPAAAVAGPSAAPAGPASSSVCRVDFAAEQQQRLVTLTDTSTLTGIEDARARVGELVQRLTDAGDYRGTFAVVYQEILDKTIPALDDGTFADPAWARALSVHFVATYLDNFHRHLTGGQPTPYWQAYYDLTAQCDRSPGRIVSEGIATHLVVDFPQSLVAVDTKHSHLRDYVVYGESLVAAAPSIVERMRAVYGVDLEPFFQLWLVGDVFGQTQTTTALFQSVRAVAWANSIGLKSPLTRALTTAKIDGTWRAAGVVLDGLEAAHKI
- a CDS encoding type VII secretion-associated protein, producing the protein MSLAVAVDLGSASTCVAISVDGEPARIVPIDGAPTMSSAVYADGHALFVGAEADGQAALNPARYEPTPVRRIDEESLLLGEQVVPVRRALAAVLARAVREAVAAADGEPVDVLVLTHPAEWGPVRLEVLTSAAQGLAPRVVAVPEPVAAALAHEPPRTGALVAVVDVGAGSTDVAVLEGGATGYRVLTTRTDGALAGAEIDLLLLAELGRRVTPQQRPRWDAVLRGSGLGPRQRYLALRADVRTAKESLSRHSYADVPLPGGLLDGHLTRADLERLVGHRVDAVVDLLEDALRQTGAVDRRGGCRAEVLLVGGASRTPLVASRIHQRLGVLPRTTEHPETSVARGALRAAPPEPENTAERVPERARSAADRPVFGAVDDSRAGRRRARRRRRRVVAAAVLVLAAGAVGAVLVAQRPTAPTTQVVASGRATMTVPVDWQESYRGESTTRARLELTPTGTPPEPQRILLVQITVGTSLSQAELATALQQQLAVEQRAGKQYADFAADTRYADRAVTSYRELRPDGAVVDWYVLVQQGTQVSVGCLHAPGDSNLDAACTQAVRTVRVGQG
- the glmM gene encoding phosphoglucosamine mutase gives rise to the protein MSEAPPVTETPAARLFGTDGIRAEANSTLTAELALRVAEAAARVLRESGLDHRPVAVVGRDPRASGEMLEAAVTAGLTAAGADVLRAGVLPTPALAHLVADAGADLGVMISASHNAMPDNGIKLFSAGGHKLDDRVEDQVEQHVGLSYERPVGARIGRVRDLADADERYLAHLLQATDGSLAGLRVVVDCANGAAFAVAPEAYRRAGAEVIAIHAEPDGLNINDGCGSTHLEDLQRAVVTHGADLGVAHDGDADRCLAVDATGAVVDGDAILAILAIAMRDAGTLTETTLVATVMSNLGLHLAMREAGIAVRTTGVGDRYVLEELRSGGFALGGEQSGHVVLPAHATTGDGTLTALRLMAQMVRTGSSLAELAGVLQVLPQVLVNVKVADKAAVSRDPEVEAAVVAAEAELGDTGRVLLRPSGTEQLVRVMVEAPTAETAQRVAEALAAQVRAV
- the rpsI gene encoding 30S ribosomal protein S9 — its product is MTAPEEQQMSTPEFADDVVVEQVDETAETFESAPVAARPAPIVMDRPVQTVGRRKEAVVRIRLVPGTGNYTLNGKSLSEYFPNKVHQQLINDPFVVAERTEIFDVHARLTGGGTSGQAGALRLAIARALIEVQPEDRPALKRAGFLTRDPRMTERKKYGLKKARKAPQYSKR
- the rplM gene encoding 50S ribosomal protein L13; amino-acid sequence: MRTYSPKAGDVTRTWHVIDATDVVLGRLATQAATLLRGKHKPIFAPHVDTGDFVVIVNAEKIAVSGNKRDAKFIYRHSGHPGGLRRRSVGEMIEKQPDRLVEKAIEGMLPKNRLGRAMISKLKVYAGPDHPHTAQKPTPFEITQVAQ
- a CDS encoding WXG100 family type VII secretion target is translated as MSGLIKYNHGAIDTASAEIATSSRAMNGQLDDLKAALRDIESRWEGSGSAAYLAQKAKWDQAAADLNMVLAQISQAVSRGNEDMQVKDGQVSKSFGG
- a CDS encoding WXG100 family type VII secretion target — its product is MSATVATPEELATASSKAQDTAQQVQGELSKLRGTVSGISASWAGDAQRAFGALMERWDVDAKKLNEALLAISDNLAAAGKGFDATQQDHVSSINSVGSSLNL
- a CDS encoding type VII secretion target, whose translation is MSAPVNIERGAIGLLASNFDLTADALAATGTAIGHCGFRSASAGRAYAEAGAALQTGYATAASAVQDWTLQARCLAEAFRAAAAGYSGTDANTADGLSGPPR